The Massilibacterium senegalense genomic interval ATACATGTTATAAGTGATTAAAGGTTCCCGTTTACGATTTGAAAGGATATCGTCATAATTTTGTTCACTACCGTATCCTGCATCTGCGACGATATGCTTTGGTAATTCGAAATAATATTGTTCGATTTCATTTAAAAATGGAATGAGTGTGCGTGTATCTGTTGGATTCGAAAAAATACTATAGGCAAGTGCATACTGACCTTCTGTTGCGACTTGGATATTATAACCAGGCTTTAATTGACCATTTTTCATATAATCATCTTTCATTCGCATAAATGTTGCATCATGATCGGTTTTGGAATAGCTATTACGCACGCCGAAAATTTCAAAGTCCCGTTCATATTTTTGTTTACGTACGGTATAGTCCACTAATTGTTTGTGGGCTTGTTTTGGAAACTTTCGTTCCCTTCTTAGCACTTTTCGTTCTGTCACATCTGACGATGCTTCAATTTTTTGATCATACTCAGAAACAACTTCATCCACTTTTTGAACCATTTGAGAGAGTTCTTCTATTGATAAATGTTCTTCACTTTCACGTTCAATTTCTGGTATGATTTCTTTCTCAAGCAGTTCATCGTATAGCTGGTTCGACTTTTCGATTAAACTGTTGTGATATTTTTCAATTGCTTTCTTCCAAACAAATGTAAATTTATTCGCATTCGCTTCAATCTTTGTGCCATCAATAAAAATCGCTTCTTGTTCAATCAACTTTTCTTCTACCAGCTGGCAGCGAAATTGGACGAAACACTGGCGAATTAATTCTTTTACTTCAGGATAAACACGAAAACGGTTGATGGTGCGATAGC includes:
- a CDS encoding transposase, giving the protein MFKDYNMNQLILPLNVEVKLQNNDIAFHIHHLIESIPEEAIEPFLRNTGCPAYHPRMMLKIILCAYTQSVFSGRKIEALLKDSLRMMWLAQGYEPSYRTINRFRVYPEVKELIRQCFVQFRCQLVEEKLIEQEAIFIDGTKIEANANKFTFVWKKAIEKYHNSLIEKSNQLYDELLEKEIIPEIERESEEHLSIEELSQMVQKVDEVVSEYDQKIEASSDVTERKVLRRERKFPKQAHKQLVDYTVRKQKYERDFEIFGVRNSYSKTDHDATFMRMKDDYMKNGQLKPGYNIQVATEGQYALAYSIFSNPTDTRTLIPFLNEIEQYYFELPKHIVADAGYGSEQNYDDILSNRKREPLITYNMY